The nucleotide sequence TGGAATTGTTGCAACAGGACACAGCCTAAAAGCATTATATGAATTACTTAAACAAACTGAAGGAACAGGAATAAATGTTTATACCCATTCAGAGCTTCTTCCAGCCCACGGGTATCCTGAATTTAAAAAATTTGACCATCTTGTAGGTCAGCTTGGAGGACCATGGTTTGATCAAAGAACAACATTTTCAAAGTATCCTGTTGCTATTCTTGGAACATCAAATTGTGTTTTAATACCAACAGATGCTTACAAAGATAGGATATTTACTTCAGGAGTTGCGCAGCTACCTGGAGTGCAGCATATCGACAATTATGACTTTACACCAGTAATTGAGAAGGCAAAATCATTACCTGAACTTGAGGAGGAACCGGGAGAAAAAGTATTTACAACAGGATTTGGCGCATCAACAGTTCTATCACTTGCACCAAAAATAAAAGAACTTGTTGAAACTGGAAAAATAAGAAGATTCTTTGTGGTTGGCGGATGTGACTCACCATTACCTAAAACAAGCTATTACACGGAATTTGTTAAGAATTTACCTGAAGATACTGTTGTATTGACCCTTGCATGTGGTAAATACAGGTTCAACGATCTTGTGCTCGGTGACATTGAAGGAATTCCTCGTTTAATAGATTTAGGGCAATGTAACGATGCCATAGTGGGGGTAGACATTGTTTCAGCGTTATCAGAACTTTTTGGTCTTGAAATTAACGATCTTCCCCTAACGTTTGTTTTAAGCTGGATGGAGCAGAAAGCCGCCGCAATTCTCTGGAGTCTCCTTTCGCTTGGAATAAAAGGAATTTATCTTGGCCCTATTCTGCCTGCATGGGTAAATGAAGATATTTTAAATGTTCTGATTGAAAATTACGATATAAAAGTGATCGGAGATCCAGAAGAAGATATTAAAAATATTTTGGGCTAAAATTTAATTTCTTTTTTTCTAATTTATTTTTTTACAGATTTAACCGGATTATTTTTCATGATTTTGTTTAATAATTTATTTTAATCTAAATTACATCTTATATTGATATTTTTTAATTCTAATAGGTATTCTTAGAGTTTTATTAATTTTTTACACTTGAAATGATTGACGGAAATCTTTATATACAATTAGTTCGTATACTATAGTACATTCGTAGGTACACGAACAATAAAGAAATTGGAGGATATTATGAAAGCAGAAGCAGCAAAAATTGCAGACGGTGTTTACTGGGTAGGGGTTTTAGACCATGATATAAGGAAATATCACGGCTACACTTTAAATGGGACAACATACAATGCTTATTTAGTTTTTGGAGAAAAAACAGCTTTAATTGATAACACCTATCCTGGAACATCATCTCAGATGTGGGGAAGAATTGAAGATGCATTTAAAAAAGAGAATAGGGACTTTAAAATTGATTTTATTATCCAGAACCATGTGGAAAAAGACCACAGCGGAGCATTATCAGAAATACATAAAAAGTTCCCTGATGCACCAATTTACTGCACTGAAATAGCAGTTAAAGGGCTTAAAAGGCATTACCCTGCCCTTGAAGGTGTTGAATTTAAAACAGTTAAGACTGGAGATACCCTTAACCTTGGAGGAAAAACACTGGCCTTCCTTGAAGCATTTCTTTTACACTGGCCAGACAGCATGTTCACATTGCTGATAGAGGATGGTATTCTATTCCCAAATGATGCATTTGGTCAGCACTTGTGCTTTACAGGACGATATGATACAGATATTTCAGAAGTTGCATTAATGGAGGGTGCGAAGAAGTTTTATGCCAATCTAATAACTCCTTTATCTAAATTAGTGCTTAAAAAGTTCCAGGAAGTGGAAAACCTTGGATTACTGGATAAAATTAAGATGATAGCTCCTTCACACGGGCAAATATGGACAG is from Methanobacterium sp. and encodes:
- the hcp gene encoding hydroxylamine reductase, encoding MSEKLDMFCYQCSQTARGTGCTVRGVCGKQPTVARLQDNLLFAIKGISAYLYHARELGFTDPEIDGFLEKGFYSTLTNVNQDAGEFVKLALEAGEMNIKTMELLKKAHIETYGEPEPTPVETGTKKGHGIVATGHSLKALYELLKQTEGTGINVYTHSELLPAHGYPEFKKFDHLVGQLGGPWFDQRTTFSKYPVAILGTSNCVLIPTDAYKDRIFTSGVAQLPGVQHIDNYDFTPVIEKAKSLPELEEEPGEKVFTTGFGASTVLSLAPKIKELVETGKIRRFFVVGGCDSPLPKTSYYTEFVKNLPEDTVVLTLACGKYRFNDLVLGDIEGIPRLIDLGQCNDAIVGVDIVSALSELFGLEINDLPLTFVLSWMEQKAAAILWSLLSLGIKGIYLGPILPAWVNEDILNVLIENYDIKVIGDPEEDIKNILG
- a CDS encoding FprA family A-type flavoprotein, whose translation is MKAEAAKIADGVYWVGVLDHDIRKYHGYTLNGTTYNAYLVFGEKTALIDNTYPGTSSQMWGRIEDAFKKENRDFKIDFIIQNHVEKDHSGALSEIHKKFPDAPIYCTEIAVKGLKRHYPALEGVEFKTVKTGDTLNLGGKTLAFLEAFLLHWPDSMFTLLIEDGILFPNDAFGQHLCFTGRYDTDISEVALMEGAKKFYANLITPLSKLVLKKFQEVENLGLLDKIKMIAPSHGQIWTDPMRIISAYSNWATGHCEDKVTVIYDTMHGSTQKLAHALAEGIMSEGMNVKIYYLHEDERSEIVKDILDSKAIALGVPTINDEPYPSVGDLIFYLRGLRFDRTGFKRPAVTFGSMGGRGGSPKKLAEELNKCGFEVIDDYEIVFLPDADELNQCYEMGRKLAQKVK